Proteins co-encoded in one Arachis hypogaea cultivar Tifrunner chromosome 13, arahy.Tifrunner.gnm2.J5K5, whole genome shotgun sequence genomic window:
- the LOC112783896 gene encoding uncharacterized mitochondrial protein AtMg00810-like, with product MITTTKLSNIEGEFFDKPTFYRSVVGALQYVTLIRLEIVFVVNKVSQFMHQPQLPHWLGVKKILRYLVGTIDHGIIFRPCTNLRIFAFAGSNWGSDVDDRRSTSGSCVFLGSNIVAWYSRQQRSVSRSSAEAEFQSIAAVEIDI from the coding sequence ATGATCACTACTACTAAGCTCTCTAACATTGAAGGTGAATTTTTCGACAAACCCACTTTCTATAGGTCAGTGGTGGGTGCCTTGCAATATGTGACTCTCATTAGACTAGAAATTGTATTTGTTGTGAACAAAGTTTCACAATTTATGCATCAACCTCAGTTACCACATTGGCTTGGAGTTAAAAAGATCCTTAGATATCTTGTTGGCACTATTGATCATGGGATTATTTTCAGACCGTGTACTAATTTAAGGATTTTTGCCTTTGCAGGCTCAAACTGGGGAAGTGATGTTGATGATCGGCGCTCTACCTCTGGTTCGTGTGTCTTTCTGGGATCCAACATTGTAGCTTGGTATAGTAGGCAGCAACGGTCTGTGAGTCGATCTAGTGCTGAGGCAGAATTTCAGAGCATTGCAGCTGTAGAAATTGACATTTGA
- the LOC112792514 gene encoding myosin-binding protein 2 isoform X2 encodes MAANKFATMLHRNTNKITLVLVYAILEWILILLLLLNSLFSYLIIKFADLFGLKRPCMWCTRIDHLIEPAKFNKSLCKDLVCEAHASEISKLGFCSNHHKLAESNHMCEDCSSSSQPSYAKLSQSFGFFPWMKQIGVADDRAIEKTEEPLTCSCCGTNLDSRFYPPCILIKPSLDVLGYNQKQNLLTERGVDTEVDDGDRSDHSRSDEQSTEENRGGDLVFEIDQCSGRRTEEAGESCACSVCDGLDFSLEKGKEAIEEEAEALIVSEEKNDDQACEKNTTSQVDCTEGETTLEIPNKHLEFFIHGDDCRLIPVEFDSAATEDANQSRYKANGEDFILDFDTSVDAEAAPVIENWHISGEETVAEFSCQENTKAFKVNEIESIQLQEEEQHLEQDYQDVKIAETTEDLHKDDNAEPNMERRDGESCSDVSTASEDGSQLQGEEFEAEVSIGTEIPDQEQVDEYQSQDIVLDTSQRIQEDPSTSTVSYQVQDHSGHEKLEEFVEFKTMSLEVRMPTVNNHFSESSEIHENEEERVPETPTSVESLHQIHKKLLLLDRKESGTEESLDGSVVSDLECGEVSIEKLKSALKSERKALSTLYAELEEERSASAVAANQTMAMINRLQEEKAAMQMEALQYQRMMEEQSEYDQEALQLLNELMMKREKEKQELEKELEVYRKKVHEYEVREKMLMMSRNGSSIRSRTSSPSCSIAEDSDGLSIDLSHEAKEENGFCSSQQECSNNQNTPVDAVLYLEESLANFEQERLSIIEQLKVLEEKLIILNYEEQEQVHDDTKSTEYLCEENGNGYHDHDVDDHGGQVNGYANGHANGKHHEGIKIMGAKAKSLLPLFDAMSTEEDVELSGDELEFSPMQHISAEKANSDKKKLALEEEVDHVYERLQVLEADREFLKHCISSLRKGDKGLELLQEILQHLRDLRNVELRVRNMGDLAV; translated from the exons atgGCTGCTAACAAGTTTGCAACCATGTTACACAGGAACACCAACAAGATCACCCTTGTTCTTGTCTATGCCATCCTTGAATGGATTctcatcctcctccttctcctcaatTCTCTCTTCTCCTACCTCATCATAAAGTTTGCAGATTTATTTGGCCTCAAGAGACCCTGCATGTGGTGCACCAGAATCGATCATCTCATAGAGCCTGCAAAATTCAACAAGAGTTTATGCAAGGATCTTGTTTGTGAAGCTCATGCCTCTGAGATTTCCAAGCTTGGGTTCTGCTCCAACCATCACAAGTTGGCTGAATCAAACCACATGTGTGAGGATTGCTCATCTTCATCTCAACCAAGTTATGCCAAATTGTCTCAAAGCTTTGGTTTCTTCCCATGGATGAAGCAAATTGGTGTGGCTGATGACAGGGCTATTGAGAAAACAGAGGAGCCTCTGACTTGTTCTTGTTGTGGCACCAACTTGGACAGCAGATTCTACCCTCCTTGCATTCTGATCAAGCCTTCTCTTGATGTTTTGGGGTATAACCAGAAGCAGAATTTGCTCACAGAGCGTGGCGTTGACACGGAGGTTGACGATGGCGATCGCTCGGATCACAGCAGATCAGATGAACAGAGCACTGAAGAAAACAGGGGAGGTGACTTGGTTTTTGAGATTGATCAGTGCTCTGGTAGAAGAACAGAGGAAGCAGGGGAGAGTTGTGCTTGTTCTGTTTGTGATGGCTTGGATTTTAGTTTAGAGAAAGGGAAAGAAGCCATTGAAGAGGAAGCAGAAGCTTTGATAGTTTCTGAGGAAAAGAATGATGATCAGGCCTGTGAGAAGAACACTACTTCTCAAGTTGATTGCACTGAGGGGGAGACGACTCTGGAAATTCCAAACAAACATCTTGAATTTTTCATTCATGGTGATGATTGCAGGTTGATTCCTGTTGAATTTGACTCTGCTGCCACAGAAGATGCAAATCAAAGTAGGTATAAGGCCAATGGCGAAGATTTTATTCTGGATTTTGACACGAGTGTTGATGCTGAAGCTGCGCCGGTTATTGAGAATTGGCACATTTCTGGGGAGGAAACTGTGGCAGAATTTTCATGCCAAGAGAATACAAAGGCCTTTAAGGTCAATGAGATTGAATCAATTCAATTACAAGAAGAGGAACAACATTTGGAGCAAGATTATCAAGATGTGAAGATTGCTGAAACCACTGAAGATTTGCACAAGGATGATAATGCTGAACCAAACATGGAAAGAAGAGATGGAGAATCATGTTCAGATGTTTCAACAG CGTCTGAAGATGGATCGCAGTTGCAGGGAGAGGAATTTGAAGCAGAAGTGTCCATAGGGACTGAAATTCCTGATCAGGAGCAAGTTGATGAGTATCAAAGCCAAGATATTGTTTTGGATACAAGTCAAAGGATACAAGAAGATCCATCTACTAGCACAGTCAGTTATCAAGTCCAGGATCATAGTG GCCATGAGAAATTAGAAGAATTTGTGGAATTCAAAACCATGTCACTTGAAGTGAGAATGCCAACAGTAAATAACCACTTTTCGGAGTCTTCTGAGATTCATGAGAATGAGGAAGAAAGGGTTCCTGAGACCCCAACTTCAGTGGAGAGTCTGCATCAAATACACAAGAAACTACTACTCCTTGACAGGAAAGAATCTGGAACAGAAGAGTCGTTGGATGGAAGCGTTGTAAGTGATCTAGAATGCGGCGAGGTATCCATTGAGAAGCTAAAATCAGCATTGAAATCAGAAAGGAAGGCTTTAAGCACTCTATATGCAGAActagaagaagagagaagtgcATCTGCCGTGGCGGCAAATCAAACAATGGCAATGATAAATAGGCTTCAAGAAGAGAAAGCAGCAATGCAGATGGAAGCTTTGCAGTATCAGAGAATGATGGAAGAACAATCTGAGTATGATCAAGAGGCATTGCAGCTTCTGAATGAGCTTATGATGAAGAGGGAGAAAGAGAAGCAAGAGCTAGAAAAGGAGCTTGAAGTGTATAGGAAAAAGGTTCATGAATATGAGGTAAGGGAAAAGATGTTGATGATGTCAAGAAATGGTAGCAGTATAAGAAGCAGAACTTCATCTCCCTCTTGCAGCATTGCTGAAGATAGCGATGGATTATCTATCGATTTGAGTCATGAAGCGAAGGAAGAAAACGGATTTTGTAGCAGCCAGCAAGAATGCAGCAACAACCAGAACACACCTGTGGATGCAGTCTTGTATTTGGAGGAATCATTGGCAAACTTTGAACAAGAGAGGCTATCAATTATAGAACAGTTGAAGGTACTGGAAGAGAAGCTTATTATATTGAACTATGAAGAGCAAGAGCAAGTTCATGATGATACAAAATCAACAGAATATCTTTGTGAGGAGAATGGGAATGGATATCATGATCATGATGTTGATGATCATGGAGGTCAGGTAAATGGATATGCAAATGGCCATGCAAATGGTAAGCATCATGAAGGGATAAAAATCATGGGTGCAAAAGCCAAGAGTCTTCTCCCACTTTTTGATGCAATGAGCACAGAAGAAGATGTGGAGTTGAGTGGAGATGAGTTAGAATTTTCTCCCATGCAACACATTTCGGCAGAAAAGGCTAATTCGGATAAGAAAAAGCTTGCTCTAGAAGAGGAAGTGGATCATGTTTATGAGAGACTACAGGTGTTGGAGGCAGATAGAGAGTTTCTAAAGCATTGTATCAGCTCCTTGAGAAAAGGGGACAAAGGGTTAGAGCTTCTTCAAGAAATTCTACAACATCTTCGTGATCTCAGGAATGTGGAACTCAGAGTGAGGAACATGGGAGATCTTGCAGTGTAA
- the LOC112792514 gene encoding myosin-binding protein 2 isoform X1 codes for MAANKFATMLHRNTNKITLVLVYAILEWILILLLLLNSLFSYLIIKFADLFGLKRPCMWCTRIDHLIEPAKFNKSLCKDLVCEAHASEISKLGFCSNHHKLAESNHMCEDCSSSSQPSYAKLSQSFGFFPWMKQIGVADDRAIEKTEEPLTCSCCGTNLDSRFYPPCILIKPSLDVLGYNQKQNLLTERGVDTEVDDGDRSDHSRSDEQSTEENRGGDLVFEIDQCSGRRTEEAGESCACSVCDGLDFSLEKGKEAIEEEAEALIVSEEKNDDQACEKNTTSQVDCTEGETTLEIPNKHLEFFIHGDDCRLIPVEFDSAATEDANQSRYKANGEDFILDFDTSVDAEAAPVIENWHISGEETVAEFSCQENTKAFKVNEIESIQLQEEEQHLEQDYQDVKIAETTEDLHKDDNAEPNMERRDGESCSDVSTASEDGSQLQGEEFEAEVSIGTEIPDQEQVDEYQSQDIVLDTSQRIQEDPSTSTVSYQVQDHSVGHEKLEEFVEFKTMSLEVRMPTVNNHFSESSEIHENEEERVPETPTSVESLHQIHKKLLLLDRKESGTEESLDGSVVSDLECGEVSIEKLKSALKSERKALSTLYAELEEERSASAVAANQTMAMINRLQEEKAAMQMEALQYQRMMEEQSEYDQEALQLLNELMMKREKEKQELEKELEVYRKKVHEYEVREKMLMMSRNGSSIRSRTSSPSCSIAEDSDGLSIDLSHEAKEENGFCSSQQECSNNQNTPVDAVLYLEESLANFEQERLSIIEQLKVLEEKLIILNYEEQEQVHDDTKSTEYLCEENGNGYHDHDVDDHGGQVNGYANGHANGKHHEGIKIMGAKAKSLLPLFDAMSTEEDVELSGDELEFSPMQHISAEKANSDKKKLALEEEVDHVYERLQVLEADREFLKHCISSLRKGDKGLELLQEILQHLRDLRNVELRVRNMGDLAV; via the exons atgGCTGCTAACAAGTTTGCAACCATGTTACACAGGAACACCAACAAGATCACCCTTGTTCTTGTCTATGCCATCCTTGAATGGATTctcatcctcctccttctcctcaatTCTCTCTTCTCCTACCTCATCATAAAGTTTGCAGATTTATTTGGCCTCAAGAGACCCTGCATGTGGTGCACCAGAATCGATCATCTCATAGAGCCTGCAAAATTCAACAAGAGTTTATGCAAGGATCTTGTTTGTGAAGCTCATGCCTCTGAGATTTCCAAGCTTGGGTTCTGCTCCAACCATCACAAGTTGGCTGAATCAAACCACATGTGTGAGGATTGCTCATCTTCATCTCAACCAAGTTATGCCAAATTGTCTCAAAGCTTTGGTTTCTTCCCATGGATGAAGCAAATTGGTGTGGCTGATGACAGGGCTATTGAGAAAACAGAGGAGCCTCTGACTTGTTCTTGTTGTGGCACCAACTTGGACAGCAGATTCTACCCTCCTTGCATTCTGATCAAGCCTTCTCTTGATGTTTTGGGGTATAACCAGAAGCAGAATTTGCTCACAGAGCGTGGCGTTGACACGGAGGTTGACGATGGCGATCGCTCGGATCACAGCAGATCAGATGAACAGAGCACTGAAGAAAACAGGGGAGGTGACTTGGTTTTTGAGATTGATCAGTGCTCTGGTAGAAGAACAGAGGAAGCAGGGGAGAGTTGTGCTTGTTCTGTTTGTGATGGCTTGGATTTTAGTTTAGAGAAAGGGAAAGAAGCCATTGAAGAGGAAGCAGAAGCTTTGATAGTTTCTGAGGAAAAGAATGATGATCAGGCCTGTGAGAAGAACACTACTTCTCAAGTTGATTGCACTGAGGGGGAGACGACTCTGGAAATTCCAAACAAACATCTTGAATTTTTCATTCATGGTGATGATTGCAGGTTGATTCCTGTTGAATTTGACTCTGCTGCCACAGAAGATGCAAATCAAAGTAGGTATAAGGCCAATGGCGAAGATTTTATTCTGGATTTTGACACGAGTGTTGATGCTGAAGCTGCGCCGGTTATTGAGAATTGGCACATTTCTGGGGAGGAAACTGTGGCAGAATTTTCATGCCAAGAGAATACAAAGGCCTTTAAGGTCAATGAGATTGAATCAATTCAATTACAAGAAGAGGAACAACATTTGGAGCAAGATTATCAAGATGTGAAGATTGCTGAAACCACTGAAGATTTGCACAAGGATGATAATGCTGAACCAAACATGGAAAGAAGAGATGGAGAATCATGTTCAGATGTTTCAACAG CGTCTGAAGATGGATCGCAGTTGCAGGGAGAGGAATTTGAAGCAGAAGTGTCCATAGGGACTGAAATTCCTGATCAGGAGCAAGTTGATGAGTATCAAAGCCAAGATATTGTTTTGGATACAAGTCAAAGGATACAAGAAGATCCATCTACTAGCACAGTCAGTTATCAAGTCCAGGATCATAGTG TAGGCCATGAGAAATTAGAAGAATTTGTGGAATTCAAAACCATGTCACTTGAAGTGAGAATGCCAACAGTAAATAACCACTTTTCGGAGTCTTCTGAGATTCATGAGAATGAGGAAGAAAGGGTTCCTGAGACCCCAACTTCAGTGGAGAGTCTGCATCAAATACACAAGAAACTACTACTCCTTGACAGGAAAGAATCTGGAACAGAAGAGTCGTTGGATGGAAGCGTTGTAAGTGATCTAGAATGCGGCGAGGTATCCATTGAGAAGCTAAAATCAGCATTGAAATCAGAAAGGAAGGCTTTAAGCACTCTATATGCAGAActagaagaagagagaagtgcATCTGCCGTGGCGGCAAATCAAACAATGGCAATGATAAATAGGCTTCAAGAAGAGAAAGCAGCAATGCAGATGGAAGCTTTGCAGTATCAGAGAATGATGGAAGAACAATCTGAGTATGATCAAGAGGCATTGCAGCTTCTGAATGAGCTTATGATGAAGAGGGAGAAAGAGAAGCAAGAGCTAGAAAAGGAGCTTGAAGTGTATAGGAAAAAGGTTCATGAATATGAGGTAAGGGAAAAGATGTTGATGATGTCAAGAAATGGTAGCAGTATAAGAAGCAGAACTTCATCTCCCTCTTGCAGCATTGCTGAAGATAGCGATGGATTATCTATCGATTTGAGTCATGAAGCGAAGGAAGAAAACGGATTTTGTAGCAGCCAGCAAGAATGCAGCAACAACCAGAACACACCTGTGGATGCAGTCTTGTATTTGGAGGAATCATTGGCAAACTTTGAACAAGAGAGGCTATCAATTATAGAACAGTTGAAGGTACTGGAAGAGAAGCTTATTATATTGAACTATGAAGAGCAAGAGCAAGTTCATGATGATACAAAATCAACAGAATATCTTTGTGAGGAGAATGGGAATGGATATCATGATCATGATGTTGATGATCATGGAGGTCAGGTAAATGGATATGCAAATGGCCATGCAAATGGTAAGCATCATGAAGGGATAAAAATCATGGGTGCAAAAGCCAAGAGTCTTCTCCCACTTTTTGATGCAATGAGCACAGAAGAAGATGTGGAGTTGAGTGGAGATGAGTTAGAATTTTCTCCCATGCAACACATTTCGGCAGAAAAGGCTAATTCGGATAAGAAAAAGCTTGCTCTAGAAGAGGAAGTGGATCATGTTTATGAGAGACTACAGGTGTTGGAGGCAGATAGAGAGTTTCTAAAGCATTGTATCAGCTCCTTGAGAAAAGGGGACAAAGGGTTAGAGCTTCTTCAAGAAATTCTACAACATCTTCGTGATCTCAGGAATGTGGAACTCAGAGTGAGGAACATGGGAGATCTTGCAGTGTAA